One region of Cydia pomonella isolate Wapato2018A chromosome 9, ilCydPomo1, whole genome shotgun sequence genomic DNA includes:
- the LOC133521437 gene encoding intraflagellar transport protein 20 homolog, producing MAEELQKAHLYYDDINKIRVLEPAVLKETEDVRDTCKDYETKIQDFGKIINSLLAMLTELGENVEKQKMAAIGSMNLLQSIAKERETEQAKLQAQINEKKR from the exons ATGGCCGAAGAACTACAAAAAGCTCATCTCTATTACGATGATATAAACAAAATTAGGGTATTAGAACCTGCCGTGCTAAAAGAGACGGAGGATGTGAGAGATACTTGCAAAGATTATGAGACTA aaatacaaGATTTTGGTAAGATCATCAATTCTCTGTTGGCCATGCTCACGGAACTTGGCGAGAATGTGGAGAAGCAGAAAATGGCTGCGATTGGGTCAATGAATCTTCTGCAATCAATCGCCAAAGAAAGGGAAACTGAACAAGCCAAATTACAG GCTcagataaatgaaaaaaaacgaTAA